From one Streptomyces sp. NBC_01478 genomic stretch:
- a CDS encoding winged helix-turn-helix transcriptional regulator, with protein sequence MTSDPVFLADCRARLAFDLLGNTWNCVVLWALRHGPRRPGELRGRIGGISQKVLTETLRRLEFNGLVARRSYGGSPPRVEYGLTALGRTLLDPVDAFGAWAFEHGDEVMAAQDDFTQDAAARDGQTLEP encoded by the coding sequence GTGACTTCCGATCCCGTGTTTCTCGCCGACTGCCGGGCCCGGCTCGCCTTCGACCTGTTGGGCAACACCTGGAACTGTGTGGTGCTGTGGGCGTTGCGGCACGGTCCGCGGCGGCCGGGTGAGTTGCGTGGGCGGATCGGCGGGATCAGTCAGAAGGTGCTGACCGAGACGCTGCGGCGGCTGGAGTTCAACGGGCTGGTGGCGCGGCGGTCCTACGGTGGGTCGCCGCCGCGCGTGGAGTACGGACTCACCGCGCTGGGGCGGACGTTGCTCGACCCCGTCGACGCGTTCGGGGCGTGGGCCTTCGAGCACGGGGACGAAGTCATGGCGGCGCAGGACGACTTCACCCAGGACGCCGCCGCGCGGGACGGTCAGACCTTGGAGCCCTGA
- a CDS encoding NADPH-dependent F420 reductase has protein sequence MRIGILGTGGMADALGTQWIRAGHEVLFGGRDLGRAEALARRRGGTSGSLHQAADFGTDAVLMALPWRAAVEVARELPLAGRVLIDCTNPVGEGFRLLTAGAPSAAEQLATAAGPEAHVVKAFNLCHEDVWRLTPPVFDGRPLGVPLSGDDTEALTVVRQLVRDVGCEPFAAGELDQGAGLLEATAALLIRLWVGEGVDAQSIAPPRELAGPRAEAALSPGPAS, from the coding sequence ATGCGGATAGGAATTCTCGGTACCGGCGGCATGGCGGACGCGCTGGGTACGCAGTGGATCAGGGCCGGACACGAAGTGCTCTTCGGCGGACGGGACTTGGGGCGGGCGGAGGCGCTCGCGCGGCGCAGGGGCGGAACGTCCGGCAGCCTCCACCAGGCCGCGGACTTCGGCACCGACGCCGTACTGATGGCACTGCCGTGGCGGGCGGCAGTCGAAGTGGCCCGCGAACTCCCGCTCGCCGGACGCGTGTTGATCGACTGCACGAACCCCGTCGGCGAAGGCTTCCGCCTGCTCACCGCGGGCGCCCCCTCCGCCGCCGAACAACTCGCCACCGCCGCCGGCCCCGAGGCGCACGTCGTCAAGGCGTTCAACCTCTGCCACGAGGACGTCTGGCGCCTGACACCCCCGGTGTTCGACGGCCGCCCCCTCGGCGTCCCTCTGAGCGGAGACGACACCGAAGCCCTCACGGTCGTACGGCAGTTGGTCCGGGACGTGGGCTGTGAGCCGTTCGCGGCGGGGGAGTTGGACCAGGGCGCGGGGCTGCTGGAGGCGACCGCCGCGCTGCTGATCCGGCTGTGGGTCGGGGAGGGGGTGGACGCTCAATCCATCGCCCCGCCCAGGGAGTTGGCGGGGCCGCGTGCCGAGGCCGCCCTCAGCCCTGGCCCTGCTTCCTGA
- a CDS encoding glycerophosphodiester phosphodiesterase translates to MQNVTAVGHRGDPYRVRENTTDSLRSALDQGADAVEFDVRLTRDGVPVLLHDETLTRLWEVDRPLKSLSLDEVRGLTGDTVPTLVEALAATEGSRVMVDLPGPADPRAVRRIVDVIREYGADDRVYYCAGADAMLAVRAADPSAEIALTWTSLAPPRPAVLEAVRPRWLNYRFTLVDRDLAAHVHREGYLLSVWTPDTRRSMRRLLDMGVDSITTNRVGVLCGLRKQGQG, encoded by the coding sequence ATGCAGAACGTGACCGCCGTGGGCCATCGCGGCGACCCCTACCGTGTCCGCGAGAACACCACCGACTCGCTGCGTTCCGCGCTCGACCAGGGCGCGGACGCCGTCGAGTTCGACGTACGGCTGACCCGTGACGGCGTCCCCGTGCTGCTGCACGACGAGACGCTGACCCGGCTGTGGGAAGTGGACCGGCCGCTGAAGTCGCTGTCGCTGGACGAGGTGCGCGGGCTCACGGGCGACACGGTGCCGACGCTGGTGGAGGCGCTGGCCGCGACCGAGGGCAGCCGGGTGATGGTCGATCTGCCCGGGCCCGCCGACCCGCGGGCCGTACGCCGGATCGTGGACGTGATCCGCGAGTACGGGGCGGACGACCGGGTGTACTACTGCGCGGGCGCCGACGCCATGCTCGCCGTCCGCGCGGCCGACCCGTCCGCCGAGATCGCCCTGACCTGGACCTCGCTCGCGCCCCCGCGCCCCGCCGTGCTCGAAGCGGTACGGCCGCGCTGGCTCAACTACCGCTTCACACTGGTGGACCGGGACCTCGCCGCACACGTCCACCGCGAGGGCTACCTCCTCTCCGTCTGGACCCCCGACACCCGTCGCTCGATGCGCCGGCTCCTGGACATGGGCGTCGACTCGATCACCACCAACCGCGTCGGTGTCCTGTGCGGACTCAGGAAGCAGGGCCAGGGCTGA
- a CDS encoding DUF4190 domain-containing protein → MGDQTQPDAGAGAGANSDPWAPPESRTSLEKGAPAPAPGNQPHPQDQPPHPAGQPPQAQSPSLHSQATVTSMPADGFAAPGSGAPAPGTPPGAPGYGPPGTPPGLPSYGAPGYAQPNTPGGYAQPGPGAPGGYGYPGYPQGYGWPGMPMAPQNGMGTAAMVLGILSCCLFCIYGIVSLGLGITAIILGVKGKKRADRGEATNRSQAQAGLITGIIGTVFGVVTITLMIIFIAFAVKHGDDTDTTDSDPFYNSAPSLTAPLLPQGA, encoded by the coding sequence GTGGGGGACCAGACACAGCCGGACGCCGGAGCAGGCGCGGGCGCGAACAGCGACCCGTGGGCACCGCCGGAGAGCAGGACATCGCTGGAGAAGGGCGCCCCGGCACCCGCCCCCGGCAACCAGCCCCACCCGCAGGACCAGCCCCCGCACCCCGCGGGGCAGCCGCCGCAGGCACAGTCGCCGTCCCTGCACAGCCAGGCCACCGTGACCTCCATGCCGGCCGACGGCTTCGCCGCCCCCGGCTCCGGCGCACCCGCCCCCGGCACCCCTCCCGGCGCCCCCGGCTACGGTCCCCCCGGCACACCCCCGGGCCTGCCGTCCTACGGCGCTCCCGGCTACGCCCAGCCCAACACCCCCGGCGGCTACGCCCAACCCGGCCCCGGCGCACCCGGCGGCTACGGCTACCCCGGTTACCCGCAGGGCTACGGCTGGCCCGGTATGCCGATGGCCCCGCAGAACGGCATGGGCACCGCGGCGATGGTGCTGGGCATCCTGTCCTGCTGCCTGTTCTGCATCTACGGCATCGTCTCCCTGGGCCTCGGCATCACCGCGATCATCCTCGGCGTCAAGGGCAAGAAGAGGGCCGACCGGGGCGAGGCCACGAACCGCAGTCAGGCCCAGGCCGGGCTGATCACGGGGATCATCGGAACCGTCTTCGGCGTCGTCACGATCACCCTGATGATCATCTTCATCGCGTTCGCGGTGAAACACGGCGACGACACCGACACCACGGACTCCGACCCCTTCTACAACTCCGCCCCCAGCCTGACGGCACCCCTCCTGCCCCAGGGCGCATAG
- a CDS encoding NADAR family protein, with the protein MDKITGKLAAGAAEKIDSQEALIREVRTGARVKYLHFWGHRPRPDGRVGASCLSQWWPSPFTVDGVTYGTAEHWMMAGKARLFGDAEALARVLAAGHPSQAKKAGRLVRGFDEEIWTRERFGIVVEGSVHKFAADEELRAFLLGTGERVLVEASPVDRVWGIGLAADDAAAEDPERWRGPNLLGFALMAARERLREG; encoded by the coding sequence ATGGACAAGATCACGGGGAAGCTCGCGGCGGGGGCCGCGGAAAAGATCGATTCGCAGGAAGCCCTGATCAGGGAAGTGCGCACCGGGGCCAGGGTCAAGTACCTGCACTTCTGGGGCCACCGGCCGCGCCCGGACGGACGCGTGGGCGCGAGCTGTCTGAGCCAGTGGTGGCCGTCGCCGTTCACGGTGGACGGGGTGACGTATGGGACCGCCGAGCACTGGATGATGGCGGGCAAGGCGCGGCTGTTCGGCGACGCGGAGGCGCTCGCGCGGGTGCTGGCGGCGGGGCATCCGTCCCAGGCCAAGAAGGCGGGGCGGCTGGTGCGCGGCTTCGACGAGGAGATCTGGACGCGGGAGCGGTTCGGGATCGTCGTCGAGGGGAGCGTCCACAAGTTCGCCGCGGATGAGGAACTGCGGGCGTTCCTGCTGGGCACGGGCGAGCGAGTGCTGGTGGAGGCGAGTCCGGTGGACCGGGTGTGGGGCATCGGTCTGGCCGCGGACGACGCGGCGGCGGAGGATCCCGAGCGGTGGCGGGGGCCGAATCTGCTGGGGTTCGCCTTGATGGCGGCGCGGGAGCGACTGCGGGAGGGCTGA